DNA from Actinoplanes sp. SE50/110:
TCCGTCCATCCCCTTCGTCGACTGCGACCACGGTAGCGGTCAGCTGCTGTCCGCAATCGATGCCACCCTGGTGACATGGCGAACACGAGTGCCCGGATGCTACGGCTGCTGTCGCTGCTGCAGACACACCGCTACTGGCCGGGCGCCGAGCTGGCCGATCGGCTCGAGGTCTCGCCGCGCACCCTGCGCCGCGACGTCGACCGGCTGCGCGAGCTGGGTTACCCGGTGGACGCCAGCCGCGGCGTGGCCGGCGGCTACCAGCTGCAGGCCGGCGCCGCGGTGCCGCCGCTGCTGCTCGACGACGACGAGGCGGTGGCGATCGCGGTCGGCCTGCGCAGCGCCGCGGCCGGTGCGGTGGCCGGCTTCGAGGAGACCTCGGTGCGTGCCCTGGCCAAGGTGATCCAGCTGTTGCCGCCGCGGCTGCGCCGCCGGATCGACGCGCTGCAGGCGGTGACCAGCCCGGGCGCGAACGGCTTCGGCCCCGTGCTGGACGCCGCGGTGCTGACCACGATCGCGCTGGCCACGCGCGGTGAGGAACGGCTGCGCTTCGACTACGACCCGCGCGAGGGCACGGCCGCTCGGCGGCACGTCGAGCCGCACCGGCTGGTCCCGCTCGGGCGGCGGTGGTATCTGCTGGCCTGGGACCTGGACCGGGGCGACTGGCGCAGCTTCCGGGTGGACCGGATCACCGGCCCGGAGCTGACCGGCGCCCGGTTCCGCCCGCGGGAGATCCCGGGCGGCGACCCGGTGGCGTGGCTGCGCGCGCGGATCCGGGCGATCCCCAGCCGTTACGACGTCGCGGTGCTGCTGGAGACCGATCCGGAGACGGCGCGCGGGGTCACCGGGCACTGGGCCACCTTCGAACCGGCCGGCGACGGCCGGTGCCGGATGCGGATGAACGTCGACGACCTGGGCTGGCCCACACTGGTGCTGGGGGTGCTCGCCGTGCCGTTCACCATCGAGGCGCCGGCCGAGTTGCACGACCGGGTGCGGGCGGCCGGGGAGGCCCTGCTGCGCGGCTCGCGGACGTGACTCGCCTGTGGACGGACCGACGCCCCCGTGGCGCCGGTCCGCACCATGAAGGTATCGATCGGGTGCGACACTTCGGCGTCAATTTTCAGTCCTCGCTTATATAAGAATCAGCGAAATCTGAGTTCCCGGATGTGGTCGTCGTGCCACTGCTCGCCGACCAGGAAACGCTTCACGCCGACGACGCCGAAACCGTGCTTGGCATAGAACTTCGCGGCCCGCACGTTCCGCTGATTCACCCCGAGCCAGCACGACGCCGCGCCGGTGCCGGCCGCGGCCGCCAGGGTCGCGGTCATCAGCGTGTGGGCGGCGCCCGAGCCGTGCCGGTCGGCCAGCAGGTAGAACTTGCTCAGCTCGACGCTGGTCGCGGCGTCCACCACGGCGGCCACGTCCGGGTCCGTGATCGGGCCGCGGACCAGCATGGAATAACCGAGTGGCGATCCGTCGTCGAGCGCCATCAGCAGGATCCGGGCCGGGTCGGCGAGATGGCCGGCGAACCGCTCGACGGACAGGTGGGTGGCGATGAATTCATCGATGTCTGTCTGTCTGGCCTCCGGCGGGCAG
Protein-coding regions in this window:
- a CDS encoding YafY family protein; translation: MANTSARMLRLLSLLQTHRYWPGAELADRLEVSPRTLRRDVDRLRELGYPVDASRGVAGGYQLQAGAAVPPLLLDDDEAVAIAVGLRSAAAGAVAGFEETSVRALAKVIQLLPPRLRRRIDALQAVTSPGANGFGPVLDAAVLTTIALATRGEERLRFDYDPREGTAARRHVEPHRLVPLGRRWYLLAWDLDRGDWRSFRVDRITGPELTGARFRPREIPGGDPVAWLRARIRAIPSRYDVAVLLETDPETARGVTGHWATFEPAGDGRCRMRMNVDDLGWPTLVLGVLAVPFTIEAPAELHDRVRAAGEALLRGSRT
- a CDS encoding GNAT family N-acetyltransferase produces the protein MAITVRHATAGDEQPLHALATLTFGLACPPEARQTDIDEFIATHLSVERFAGHLADPARILLMALDDGSPLGYSMLVRGPITDPDVAAVVDAATSVELSKFYLLADRHGSGAAHTLMTATLAAAAGTGAASCWLGVNQRNVRAAKFYAKHGFGVVGVKRFLVGEQWHDDHIRELRFR